Sequence from the Thermococcus sp. CX2 genome:
TACCCCTCCACAGCCACGACTGGGAGCACGAGATATTCATCCTGAGGGGCGAAGGGATAATAACCAATGGAAAAGAGGAGCACCACGTCAAGGCTGGAAGCTTCCTCTACGTCCCGCCCAACGAGCCCCACGGCTACAAGGCCCTGAGCGAGACCTTTGAGTTCCTCTGCCTAATCCCAGCGAAGAGAGAGGCCATTCCAGACGACGAATGGGCCTAGCGCCGCTTGTAGTGATGGACTTTTATTTTCTTTTTCCTGATTGCCAGGAGGTCGGCTTTTTTAGACTTTGGACGGATTAAGGGTTCTTCGATGAGCGCCCAGGCGAAATCATAGGCGAGAGACG
This genomic interval carries:
- a CDS encoding cupin domain-containing protein; the encoded protein is MFVGHYTEVPEKDTGFEGVTIRWLVSPKLGAKNFAMRYFVLKKGAEIPLHSHDWEHEIFILRGEGIITNGKEEHHVKAGSFLYVPPNEPHGYKALSETFEFLCLIPAKREAIPDDEWA